A single Vulcanisaeta distributa DSM 14429 DNA region contains:
- a CDS encoding TIGR00269 family protein: MDVPMCTRCGRRPANYYRVSSGEKLCLNCLFRSIEDTVLRTIRKYRLISDDDRIGIAISGGKDSLTLMYLLGKFRRQGKIPRNVELIAFSINEGHPYSCFYRMARVDYVQKLSEEFNIPYRVYTFKELFGVTATDIAHGLWSKGINVHMCTIDGVLRRRAMNIIGRQLGLTKIATGHNLDDESQTVLLNVLSNDLDRFAWFGPRPEIDREGFIPRIKPLRFVREEEIALYAYYHGIPLMELECPFVYSNPRYELKFTLAHWERDNPNVKFSLVSFGDSLANLMGEKAVNVPLKRCKYCGEPTSGDVCRVCELMSRAGLLERYLNHLRTLKLMDTQSPS, encoded by the coding sequence ATGGATGTGCCGATGTGCACGAGGTGTGGTAGGAGACCCGCGAATTATTACAGGGTGTCTAGCGGTGAGAAGCTTTGCCTTAACTGCTTATTTAGGTCTATCGAGGATACCGTGCTTCGAACAATTAGGAAGTATCGATTAATAAGTGATGATGATAGAATTGGCATTGCAATAAGTGGCGGTAAGGATAGCCTAACCCTAATGTATTTATTGGGTAAGTTCAGGAGACAGGGCAAAATACCAAGGAATGTCGAGTTGATTGCGTTCAGTATTAATGAGGGCCATCCCTACAGTTGCTTCTATAGAATGGCTAGGGTTGATTACGTGCAGAAACTGAGTGAGGAATTCAACATACCCTATAGGGTGTATACGTTCAAGGAGTTATTTGGTGTTACAGCCACGGACATAGCGCATGGGTTGTGGTCTAAGGGCATTAATGTGCATATGTGTACGATAGATGGCGTACTAAGGCGTAGGGCCATGAACATAATCGGCCGCCAACTAGGCCTAACAAAAATAGCGACTGGGCATAACCTAGATGATGAGTCGCAGACGGTATTACTTAACGTGCTTAGCAATGACTTAGATAGATTCGCGTGGTTTGGCCCAAGGCCTGAGATTGATAGGGAGGGTTTCATACCAAGGATTAAGCCTCTTCGTTTTGTGAGGGAGGAGGAGATTGCGCTATATGCTTATTATCACGGAATACCACTGATGGAGCTTGAGTGTCCCTTCGTATATAGTAACCCTAGGTATGAGCTTAAGTTCACGCTCGCCCACTGGGAGAGGGATAACCCAAATGTTAAGTTTTCCCTGGTATCCTTCGGTGATTCACTGGCAAACCTAATGGGTGAGAAGGCCGTGAATGTACCACTAAAAAGGTGTAAGTACTGTGGTGAACCAACATCTGGCGATGTGTGCAGGGTTTGCGAATTAATGAGTAGGGCGGGTTTATTGGAGAGATACCTGAATCATTTAAGGACCTTGAAACTTATGGATACGCAATCCCCCTCGTAA